From the genome of Cedecea lapagei, one region includes:
- a CDS encoding membrane protein, translated as MKLSKIALVGGMLVMAVGGIGGVMLVGYIVILHGA; from the coding sequence ATGAAACTGTCAAAAATTGCCCTTGTGGGCGGAATGCTTGTTATGGCGGTCGGCGGTATCGGCGGCGTGATGCTGGTCGGCTATATCGTTATTTTGCATGGCGCGTAA
- a CDS encoding alpha,alpha-trehalose-phosphate synthase (UDP-forming), with protein MSRLIMLSNRCEPERGQRGDPLLPVLHSILKKRPGLWFGWNGEVATGSKHRKERFFSQSGYQQHSWALTPNEYDNFYQGYVHQVLWPVFHNRPDLIHYKKEYFTTWKNYNHDVKTRVAAKIEAEDLVWVQDYHLLFTGKMLKEDGHTNRCGFFLHQPFPPGDVLRSVPDHDSIMQALFSYDLLGFQSSGDANNFLAYALRFYRVERLADNLIQLNGHVIRLGIFPCGIEKTIPTLSQTDAEAVRNYPRQIVISNDAVSDISGVHCHLNTMETFLGSHPEFLRDVSLLQISDASRGYSWSARDLCTRLEHQCKEINDRFGDASWYPINYIRNQLCHADLIHAFYRNAHVAMFTPLSEGMSLQAKAFILAQDAEDPGVLMLSALTGTAEQLTDAVLINPYDASEASHALYSALTMPLHERKRRHQQLLAKVERYDSQWWARVFLDALNAEPAVAPATAIPFRASHHGIFTPQNLY; from the coding sequence ATGTCTCGTCTAATTATGCTGTCTAACCGCTGCGAGCCGGAACGCGGCCAGCGGGGCGATCCTTTACTTCCGGTACTCCATTCCATCCTGAAGAAACGCCCGGGACTTTGGTTTGGCTGGAACGGCGAGGTGGCAACCGGGAGTAAACACAGAAAAGAGCGCTTTTTCAGCCAGTCCGGCTACCAGCAGCACAGCTGGGCGCTGACGCCCAACGAATATGACAATTTCTATCAGGGCTATGTTCATCAGGTGCTCTGGCCGGTTTTCCATAACCGCCCGGACCTGATTCACTATAAAAAAGAGTATTTCACCACCTGGAAGAACTATAACCACGACGTCAAAACGCGGGTTGCCGCTAAGATTGAGGCCGAGGATCTCGTCTGGGTGCAGGATTACCATCTGTTATTTACCGGCAAGATGCTGAAAGAGGACGGGCACACCAACCGCTGCGGTTTCTTCCTGCATCAGCCCTTCCCACCCGGCGATGTGCTGCGTTCGGTCCCCGACCACGACAGCATTATGCAGGCGCTGTTCAGCTACGATTTACTTGGGTTTCAGTCGAGCGGTGATGCCAATAATTTCCTGGCCTACGCGCTGCGTTTTTACCGCGTGGAACGGCTGGCGGATAACCTGATCCAGCTCAACGGGCACGTCATCAGGCTGGGCATTTTCCCCTGCGGCATCGAGAAAACGATACCGACTTTGTCACAAACCGATGCCGAAGCGGTCCGCAACTATCCCCGGCAGATAGTGATCAGCAATGACGCCGTCAGCGACATCAGCGGCGTGCATTGCCACCTGAATACCATGGAAACGTTTCTTGGCAGTCATCCAGAATTCCTGCGCGACGTTAGCCTGCTGCAGATTTCGGATGCCTCCAGAGGTTACTCGTGGTCCGCGCGGGATCTCTGTACCCGTCTCGAACACCAGTGCAAAGAGATTAACGACAGGTTTGGCGACGCCTCCTGGTACCCGATTAACTACATCCGCAATCAGCTGTGCCACGCTGACCTGATTCACGCCTTCTACCGCAACGCGCACGTGGCGATGTTCACCCCGCTCTCCGAAGGCATGAGCCTGCAGGCCAAAGCGTTTATTCTTGCGCAGGATGCAGAAGATCCTGGCGTGCTGATGCTGTCCGCCCTGACCGGGACGGCAGAACAGCTGACGGATGCGGTACTGATCAATCCCTATGACGCCAGTGAAGCCAGCCATGCACTTTACTCCGCGCTGACGATGCCGCTGCATGAGCGTAAACGTCGGCATCAGCAGCTGCTGGCAAAGGTGGAAAGGTACGACAGCCAGTGGTGGGCAAGAGTTTTTCTCGATGCGCTAAACGCGGAGCCTGCCGTAGCCCCGGCGACGGCGATCCCTTTCCGCGCTTCCCATCACGGCATTTTCACGCCGCAGAATTTGTATTAA
- the bglX gene encoding beta-glucosidase BglX: MKWLCSVGIAVSLALQPALADEMFGPHPLTPEARDAYVTDLLKKMTTDEKIGQLRLISVGPDNPKEAIREMIKDGQVGAIFNTVTRQDIRSMQDQVMQLSRLKIPLFFAYDVVHGQRTVFPISLGLASSFNLDAVKTVGRISAYEAADDGLNMTWAPMVDVSRDPRWGRVSEGFGEDTYLTSIMGRTMVEAMQGKSPADRYSVMTSVKHFAAYGAVEGGKEYNTVDMSPQRLFNDYMPPYKAALDAGSGGVMVALNSLNGTPASADSWLLKDLLRDEWKFKGITISDHGAIKELIKHGVASDPKDAVRIALNSGINMSMSDEYYSKYLPELVKSGAVPMKELDDATRHVLNVKYDMGLFNDPYSHLGPKESDPADTNAESRLHRKEAREVARESMVLLKNRLQTLPLKKTSTIAVIGPLADSKRDAMGSWSAAGVAAQSITPLEGIKNAVGQQGKVVFAKGANVTDEKDIVEFLNQYEPAVTVDPRTPKAMIDEAVNAAKNADVVVAVVGEAQGMAHEASSRTDLTLPQSQRDLITALKATGKPLVLVLMNGRPLALVKEDQQADAMLEAWYGGTEGGNAIADVLFGDYNPSGKLPMSFPRSVGQIPTYYSHLNTGRPYDPEKPNKYTSRYFDEANGPLYPFGYGLSYTTFKVSDVKLSAPTMKREGKVEASVTVTNTGDREGETVVQMYLQDVTASMSRPVKELKGFKKVALKAGESQTVSFPIDINALKFWNAKMKYEAEPGKFNVFIGLDSARVQQGEFELK; encoded by the coding sequence ATGAAATGGCTCTGTTCTGTAGGGATAGCCGTTAGCCTGGCGCTGCAGCCTGCGCTCGCCGACGAGATGTTTGGCCCGCACCCTTTAACGCCGGAAGCGCGTGATGCCTACGTCACCGACCTGCTGAAAAAAATGACCACCGATGAAAAAATCGGCCAGCTGCGTTTAATCAGCGTCGGTCCGGATAACCCGAAAGAAGCCATCCGCGAGATGATCAAAGACGGACAGGTGGGGGCCATTTTCAATACCGTCACCCGTCAGGATATCCGCTCCATGCAGGACCAGGTGATGCAGCTCAGCCGCCTGAAAATTCCTCTTTTCTTCGCCTACGATGTGGTTCACGGCCAGCGTACCGTTTTCCCGATAAGCCTGGGGCTGGCGTCTTCTTTCAACCTTGATGCGGTGAAAACCGTTGGCCGTATTTCCGCCTATGAAGCTGCGGACGACGGTCTGAACATGACCTGGGCACCCATGGTCGACGTCTCGCGCGATCCGCGCTGGGGCCGGGTCTCTGAAGGTTTTGGCGAAGATACTTACCTGACCTCGATTATGGGCCGCACGATGGTTGAGGCGATGCAGGGCAAAAGCCCGGCGGATCGCTACTCGGTGATGACCAGCGTGAAGCACTTCGCCGCCTATGGCGCGGTGGAAGGCGGGAAAGAGTACAACACCGTCGATATGAGCCCGCAGCGCCTGTTTAACGACTATATGCCGCCGTACAAAGCCGCGCTGGACGCGGGCAGCGGCGGCGTGATGGTCGCGCTCAACTCCCTGAACGGCACGCCGGCTTCTGCGGACAGCTGGCTGCTGAAAGATTTGCTGCGCGATGAATGGAAGTTCAAAGGCATTACCATCTCCGATCATGGCGCGATTAAAGAGCTGATCAAACACGGCGTTGCCAGCGACCCGAAAGACGCGGTGCGCATTGCGCTCAACTCCGGCATCAACATGAGTATGAGCGATGAGTATTACAGCAAATACCTGCCGGAGCTGGTGAAAAGCGGCGCGGTGCCGATGAAAGAGCTGGATGACGCGACTCGCCACGTGCTGAACGTCAAATACGATATGGGGCTGTTTAACGATCCCTACAGCCACCTTGGGCCGAAAGAGTCTGACCCGGCAGACACCAACGCAGAGAGTCGCCTTCACCGCAAAGAAGCGCGTGAAGTCGCGCGTGAAAGCATGGTGCTGCTGAAAAACCGTCTGCAAACGCTGCCGCTGAAAAAGACCTCCACCATTGCGGTGATTGGTCCGCTGGCGGACAGCAAGCGTGACGCCATGGGCAGTTGGTCCGCCGCTGGCGTTGCTGCACAGTCCATTACGCCGCTGGAAGGCATCAAAAATGCCGTTGGCCAGCAGGGTAAAGTGGTGTTTGCGAAAGGCGCGAACGTCACGGATGAAAAAGATATTGTCGAGTTCCTGAACCAGTACGAACCTGCGGTCACCGTGGATCCGCGTACGCCGAAAGCGATGATTGACGAAGCGGTTAACGCGGCCAAAAACGCCGATGTGGTGGTTGCGGTTGTCGGTGAGGCTCAGGGCATGGCGCATGAGGCTTCTAGCCGCACGGATCTAACGCTACCGCAGAGCCAGCGCGACCTGATTACCGCCCTGAAAGCTACCGGTAAACCGCTGGTGCTGGTGCTGATGAACGGCCGTCCTCTGGCGCTGGTGAAGGAAGATCAGCAGGCAGACGCGATGCTGGAAGCCTGGTACGGCGGCACCGAAGGCGGCAACGCCATCGCTGACGTTCTGTTTGGCGACTACAACCCGTCCGGCAAGCTGCCGATGTCCTTCCCTCGTTCGGTTGGGCAGATTCCGACGTACTACAGCCACCTCAATACCGGTCGCCCGTACGATCCGGAAAAACCTAACAAATACACGTCTCGCTACTTTGATGAAGCCAACGGGCCGCTCTATCCGTTTGGCTATGGCCTGAGCTACACCACTTTTAAAGTGTCTGACGTGAAGCTTTCCGCCCCAACCATGAAGCGCGAGGGCAAAGTGGAAGCCTCGGTCACCGTCACCAATACCGGCGACCGCGAAGGGGAAACCGTCGTGCAGATGTATCTGCAGGACGTGACCGCCTCCATGAGCCGCCCGGTGAAAGAGCTTAAAGGCTTTAAGAAAGTGGCGCTGAAAGCGGGTGAGAGCCAGACCGTCAGCTTCCCAATCGACATCAACGCCCTGAAGTTCTGGAATGCGAAGATGAAATACGAGGCGGAGCCGGGCAAGTTCAACGTGTTTATCGGCCTCGACTCTGCCCGCGTGCAGCAGGGTGAGTTTGAGTTGAAATAA
- a CDS encoding ABC transporter permease produces the protein MLKIHNRVLLLLVLLLAAALMLLPIINNAPNRLVSGEPFGITQLPGTLHYWLALPLLVLAGLTLAPGRPLALLATIVAGELLFIGLLLLMGNSASQFALEGSSLARTSPGSGLWLMLALSLLLCADAANRLTASPLWRLLLNLQIWIVPVALLVSGYFSDLSLMKEYVNRQDVFDDALSRHLALLVGTLVPALLIGVPLGILCYHRPTWQSGVFPLLNVIQTVPSVALFGLLIAPLAGLATWLPWLGKIGVSGIGVAPALIALVLYALLPLVRGVVAGLQQVPRNIVESAQGMGMSRAQIFWRAEVPLALPVLLRSLRVVCVQTIGMAVIAALIGAGGFGSIIFQGLLSSALDLVLLGVMPVIALAVVIDALFKLFISLLEAK, from the coding sequence TTGCTAAAAATTCATAACAGGGTACTGCTGCTGCTGGTGTTACTGCTGGCGGCAGCCTTGATGTTGCTCCCGATCATCAACAATGCGCCTAACCGCCTGGTTTCCGGTGAACCGTTTGGCATCACCCAGCTTCCCGGAACGCTTCACTACTGGCTCGCGCTTCCTCTTCTTGTTTTGGCTGGCCTGACGCTGGCGCCGGGGCGTCCTCTTGCGCTTCTGGCGACCATTGTGGCGGGAGAGCTGCTGTTTATTGGCCTGCTGCTGCTGATGGGCAACAGCGCGAGTCAATTCGCGCTGGAAGGCAGCTCGCTGGCCCGAACCTCCCCCGGCAGCGGCCTGTGGCTGATGTTAGCGTTAAGCCTGCTGCTGTGTGCCGATGCGGCTAACCGCCTCACCGCAAGCCCGCTGTGGCGCCTGCTGCTGAACCTGCAAATCTGGATTGTGCCCGTTGCGCTGCTGGTGAGCGGCTACTTCAGCGATCTTTCGTTGATGAAAGAGTACGTCAACCGGCAGGACGTCTTTGACGATGCCCTGAGTCGCCATCTGGCGCTGCTGGTGGGTACGCTGGTGCCGGCGTTGCTGATCGGCGTTCCGCTGGGGATCCTTTGCTACCACCGTCCGACCTGGCAGTCCGGCGTATTTCCGCTGCTGAATGTGATTCAGACGGTGCCATCCGTGGCGCTGTTCGGCTTGCTAATTGCGCCGCTGGCTGGCCTTGCCACATGGCTGCCGTGGCTGGGGAAAATCGGCGTAAGCGGCATTGGCGTAGCGCCCGCGCTGATCGCGCTGGTGCTTTATGCGCTGCTTCCGCTTGTGCGCGGCGTCGTGGCAGGCTTGCAGCAGGTGCCGCGTAATATTGTGGAAAGCGCACAGGGGATGGGCATGTCTCGTGCTCAAATCTTTTGGCGGGCCGAAGTGCCTCTTGCCTTGCCGGTGCTGCTGCGCAGCCTGCGGGTCGTCTGCGTGCAAACTATCGGGATGGCGGTGATTGCCGCGCTGATTGGCGCCGGCGGATTTGGTTCGATTATTTTCCAGGGGCTGCTGAGCAGCGCGCTGGATCTGGTTCTGCTTGGCGTCATGCCGGTGATCGCGCTGGCGGTGGTCATCGACGCGCTGTTTAAGCTGTTTATTTCTCTGCTGGAGGCAAAATAA
- a CDS encoding YceI family protein, with the protein MLRTLLKITLGLLVSPMLYAMPENYSVITPQTAIGLSWHAFGSTSQANLDGITGSLLLDEANDIHDSISVRIPSSTLQASNSLLTYQLRSGLFFDTAHYPVLTFRSTRIVAEGQGHYRIFGLLQVKNIQRPVVLDASMDSRSASAADKSTVSLRATTVISRSAFNMDKFEAVVDDNIAIEIKIRARQLNPA; encoded by the coding sequence ATGCTGCGAACTCTTCTGAAAATAACCCTCGGCCTGCTGGTCAGCCCTATGCTGTATGCCATGCCGGAAAATTACAGCGTCATTACGCCACAAACCGCTATCGGGCTCTCGTGGCATGCCTTCGGCAGCACGTCACAGGCGAATCTCGACGGCATCACGGGCTCGCTGTTGCTGGATGAGGCTAACGACATACACGACAGCATCAGCGTGCGCATTCCGTCCTCTACGCTCCAGGCATCCAATAGCTTATTGACCTATCAGCTGCGGAGTGGGTTATTTTTCGACACCGCTCATTACCCGGTACTCACCTTCAGAAGCACCAGGATCGTGGCCGAAGGGCAGGGGCATTACCGAATTTTTGGCCTGCTTCAGGTAAAAAATATTCAGCGCCCGGTGGTACTGGATGCCAGCATGGACAGCCGTTCTGCGTCTGCGGCAGATAAAAGCACGGTCTCTTTGCGTGCGACCACGGTGATTTCACGATCGGCCTTCAATATGGATAAATTTGAGGCCGTCGTGGATGACAACATCGCTATCGAAATTAAAATTCGCGCCCGGCAGCTCAACCCCGCCTGA
- a CDS encoding ABC transporter ATP-binding protein: MIEFDRVSKYFHGEAAVSDLTLNIREGQFTVLIGTSGSGKSTTLKMINRLVEHDEGLIRFAGEEIRRFDPKVLRRRMGYAIQSIGLFPHWTVAQNIATVPELLKWPKARVAERIDELLELLGLDAAQFRDRYPHQLSGGQQQRVGVARALAADPEVLLMDEPFGALDPVTRATLQQEMIRIHQLLGRTIVLVTHDIDEALTLADNIVLMDGGKVIQQGTPLELLTNPANDFVRDFFGRSELGVRLLSLRHVADSIRADERMEGEPIRADMTLREALSLFIDRQCQQLPVVDAQNQPCGVLHFSDLVRRENAPAA, from the coding sequence ATGATCGAGTTCGATCGCGTCAGCAAATACTTCCATGGCGAAGCGGCGGTCAGTGATTTGACGCTGAACATTCGCGAAGGGCAGTTCACCGTGCTGATCGGCACCTCCGGTTCAGGAAAGTCCACCACGCTGAAGATGATCAACCGCCTGGTGGAGCACGACGAAGGGCTTATCCGCTTTGCCGGGGAGGAGATTCGCCGCTTCGATCCTAAGGTGCTTCGCCGCCGCATGGGCTATGCCATCCAGTCTATCGGCCTGTTTCCCCACTGGACGGTAGCGCAGAACATTGCCACGGTGCCCGAGCTGCTGAAGTGGCCGAAGGCGAGGGTAGCAGAACGTATTGACGAGCTGCTGGAGCTGCTGGGCCTGGACGCCGCACAGTTCCGAGACCGTTATCCGCACCAGCTTTCCGGCGGGCAGCAGCAGCGTGTGGGCGTGGCCCGCGCGCTGGCGGCTGACCCTGAAGTGCTGCTGATGGATGAACCTTTTGGCGCCCTTGATCCGGTGACGCGCGCGACGTTACAGCAGGAAATGATCCGTATTCATCAGCTACTTGGACGCACCATCGTGCTGGTGACGCACGATATCGACGAGGCGCTGACCCTTGCGGACAACATCGTGCTGATGGACGGCGGCAAAGTGATTCAGCAGGGAACGCCGCTGGAGCTGCTGACCAACCCGGCAAATGATTTTGTGCGCGATTTCTTTGGCCGTAGCGAGCTTGGCGTCAGGCTGCTGTCGCTGCGCCACGTGGCGGACAGCATTCGTGCCGATGAGCGCATGGAAGGGGAGCCTATCCGGGCTGACATGACGCTGCGTGAAGCGCTGTCGCTGTTTATCGACCGCCAGTGCCAGCAGCTGCCGGTGGTGGATGCGCAAAATCAGCCCTGCGGCGTGCTGCACTTTAGCGATTTAGTGAGGAGGGAAAATGCGCCTGCTGCGTGA
- the osmF gene encoding glycine betaine ABC transporter substrate-binding protein OsmF, with protein sequence MNLSTRWGLAGLVMLATGAQAADPVKVGSKIDTEGSLLGNIILQVLESHDVKTINKVQLGTTPVVRGAITSGELDIYPEYTGNGAFFFKTENDPAWKDAQKGYEKVKQLDYDKNHLVWLTPAPANNTYTIAVRKDLAEKNHLVSLADLSEYLKKGGTFKLAASAEFIERSDALPAFEKAYGFKLEQSQLLSLAGGDTAVTIKAAAQQTSGVNAAMAYGTDGPVAALGLETLTDPKGVQAVSAPTAVVREAVLKEYPQIADWLKPVFTSLDQKTLQQLNAKIAVEGQDAKKVAADYLKQKGFVK encoded by the coding sequence ATGAACTTATCAACACGATGGGGTTTGGCAGGGTTAGTGATGCTGGCGACAGGCGCGCAGGCGGCGGATCCGGTGAAAGTGGGCTCGAAAATCGATACCGAAGGCTCGCTGCTTGGCAACATTATTTTACAGGTGCTTGAAAGCCATGATGTGAAGACCATCAACAAGGTTCAGCTCGGCACCACGCCTGTTGTCCGCGGGGCGATCACCTCCGGCGAGCTGGATATTTACCCTGAATATACCGGCAACGGTGCGTTCTTCTTTAAAACGGAAAACGATCCGGCGTGGAAAGATGCTCAAAAGGGCTATGAAAAAGTTAAGCAGCTCGACTACGACAAAAACCACCTGGTGTGGCTGACGCCGGCACCGGCCAACAACACTTACACCATCGCGGTACGTAAGGATCTGGCGGAGAAAAATCATCTGGTTTCGCTGGCCGATCTCAGCGAGTACCTGAAAAAAGGCGGCACCTTTAAGCTTGCGGCTTCCGCCGAGTTTATTGAGCGTTCCGATGCGTTGCCGGCCTTTGAAAAAGCCTACGGCTTTAAGCTGGAACAGAGCCAGCTGCTGTCGCTCGCCGGTGGGGATACGGCGGTAACCATTAAAGCCGCCGCGCAGCAGACCTCCGGCGTTAACGCCGCGATGGCCTACGGCACCGACGGCCCGGTGGCGGCGCTGGGGCTGGAAACGCTGACCGACCCGAAAGGCGTACAGGCCGTCTCTGCGCCAACCGCCGTGGTGCGTGAAGCCGTGCTGAAAGAATATCCGCAGATTGCCGACTGGCTGAAACCGGTATTCACTTCTCTTGACCAGAAAACGCTGCAGCAGCTGAACGCGAAGATTGCGGTAGAAGGTCAGGATGCCAAAAAAGTGGCTGCCGATTACTTAAAACAAAAAGGCTTCGTTAAATAG
- a CDS encoding ribosomal protein uL16 3-hydroxylase yields MDYQLNINWPEFMETYWQKKPVVLKNALPDFVDPITPDELAGLAMENEVDSRLVSFKDGRWHASNGPFEHFDNLGETGWSLLAQAVNHWHEPAAALVRPFRVLPDWRLDDLMISFSVPGGGVGPHIDNYDVFIIQGMGSRRWRVGDKLPLKQFCPHPALLHVEPFTPIIDEDLAPGDILYIPPGFPHDGFTHETALNYSVGFRGPNSRDLISSFADYVLENDLGGDHYSDPDLTCRANPGKVEDHELERLRSMMTTLIGQPEAFNQWFGSFVTTPRHELDIASVEPPYEPEEVAAALAGGEVLIRLSGLRVLQVGEHFYANSEPLGVTDRTAAVALCRYTRLTKAELGAAGGDAEFISQLTALINQGYWYFED; encoded by the coding sequence GTGGATTATCAACTCAATATTAACTGGCCAGAGTTTATGGAAACTTACTGGCAGAAAAAGCCGGTAGTACTCAAAAACGCGCTGCCGGATTTTGTCGACCCCATTACGCCCGACGAGCTCGCAGGCCTTGCAATGGAGAACGAAGTCGACAGCAGACTGGTCAGTTTTAAAGATGGCCGCTGGCACGCCAGCAACGGGCCGTTTGAGCACTTTGATAATCTTGGCGAAACCGGCTGGTCGCTGCTGGCGCAGGCCGTCAACCACTGGCACGAGCCTGCCGCCGCGCTGGTGCGCCCTTTCCGCGTGCTGCCGGACTGGCGGCTGGACGATCTGATGATCTCGTTTTCCGTGCCGGGCGGCGGCGTTGGCCCGCATATTGATAACTACGACGTTTTCATCATTCAGGGCATGGGCAGCCGCCGCTGGCGCGTGGGCGATAAGCTGCCGCTTAAGCAGTTTTGCCCGCATCCGGCGCTGCTGCACGTTGAGCCGTTTACCCCGATTATCGACGAAGATTTAGCCCCGGGGGATATCCTCTACATCCCGCCTGGCTTCCCGCACGACGGCTTTACCCATGAAACGGCCCTCAACTATTCAGTTGGTTTCCGGGGGCCAAACAGCCGCGATTTAATCAGCAGCTTTGCGGATTACGTGCTGGAGAACGACCTGGGTGGCGATCACTACAGCGACCCGGATCTCACCTGCAGGGCAAACCCGGGCAAAGTAGAAGACCACGAGCTTGAACGCCTGCGCAGCATGATGACGACGCTGATCGGCCAGCCGGAAGCGTTTAACCAATGGTTCGGTAGCTTTGTCACCACGCCTCGCCACGAATTGGATATCGCCTCCGTCGAGCCACCTTATGAGCCGGAAGAAGTGGCTGCGGCGCTGGCTGGCGGAGAGGTGCTGATCCGCCTTAGCGGGCTTCGCGTGCTGCAGGTTGGCGAGCATTTCTACGCCAACAGCGAGCCGCTGGGCGTCACCGATCGGACTGCGGCCGTCGCGCTATGCCGCTACACCCGGCTGACTAAAGCCGAGCTGGGCGCAGCTGGCGGAGACGCCGAATTCATCAGCCAGCTGACGGCGCTGATCAACCAGGGATACTGGTACTTCGAAGATTAA
- a CDS encoding ABC transporter permease, whose translation MRLLRDPLLWLIALFVALLVLMPYTSGLFSWLFPQLTRPMYQQDSFTSLALAHLTLVGISSVVAVVIGVGLGILVTRPAGEEFRSLVETITAAGQTFPPVAVLAVAVPVMGFGQEPAIIALVIYGLLPILQGTLAGIGAVPESAREIALGVGMSRWQMLRKVELPLAAPVILAGIRTSVIINIGTATIASTVGANTLGSPIIIGLSGFNTAYVIQGAVLVALAAIVTDRLFERLEGYITRHAK comes from the coding sequence ATGCGCCTGCTGCGTGATCCTTTGCTGTGGCTTATCGCGCTTTTTGTCGCGCTGCTGGTGCTGATGCCCTACACCAGCGGGCTGTTTAGCTGGCTGTTTCCGCAGTTGACGAGGCCGATGTACCAGCAGGACAGCTTCACCTCTCTGGCGCTGGCGCACTTAACGTTAGTGGGCATTTCCAGCGTGGTTGCGGTGGTTATTGGCGTGGGGCTGGGGATTCTGGTCACTCGTCCGGCGGGAGAAGAGTTTCGCTCGCTGGTGGAGACAATTACCGCCGCCGGGCAAACCTTCCCGCCGGTTGCCGTGCTGGCCGTAGCGGTGCCGGTGATGGGCTTTGGGCAAGAGCCGGCGATTATCGCGCTGGTGATCTACGGCCTGCTGCCGATTTTACAGGGCACGCTGGCGGGCATCGGCGCGGTGCCCGAGTCCGCACGTGAAATTGCGCTTGGGGTCGGGATGAGCCGCTGGCAGATGCTGCGAAAGGTGGAGCTGCCGCTCGCCGCCCCGGTGATTCTGGCTGGGATAAGAACGTCGGTGATCATTAATATCGGCACCGCGACGATTGCCTCCACTGTCGGAGCCAATACGCTGGGGTCACCAATTATTATCGGGCTTAGCGGCTTTAATACCGCCTACGTGATTCAGGGGGCCGTGCTGGTGGCGCTGGCGGCAATTGTCACCGACCGCCTGTTTGAACGCCTGGAAGGCTACATTACGCGCCATGCAAAATAA
- a CDS encoding glutamine synthetase family protein, translating into MNSLINHSLVKNIFTLFAFPQVSSNEEVVSQPALIKPAEERTKDFYDEVHRYLQAHPATKHIDIYLNDVNGAFRGKRIAVDSLLSLSSGCYFPQSVYAMDHEGKPFSQAAGNMEFDEPDGLCLPVAGTLRPCAHDPEHNAQLLLTMKQSDGSGYALEPRVVLENVLQKFHYHGLYPVAAPEIEFYLVSKAQQEAPAQGCFYMPVPSDYTAFIEALEQAAADQRLPLSGIVCEAEAGQFELNLKHAKDIVGICESVLALRRLTSIVADKFGYQANFMAKPFSHLAGNGLHFHISLNDSKGENVFASPAEALNEMTQLCLAGMLQTMPAAVAVIAPHVNSFRRLRKNLNEPLFSSWGYNKRSAALRIPCSDDGNRRIEYRLAGADVNPYLAMAAILTGMLYGLENIDSDTLKNSALFAPELPLFQNAAIEEFQQSQYMIESLGEAFSRQWVTHKLSELAWFETIVTQEEAVLSR; encoded by the coding sequence ATGAACTCACTTATTAATCACTCACTGGTAAAAAATATCTTCACGCTTTTTGCTTTCCCACAGGTCTCTTCGAATGAGGAAGTCGTTAGCCAACCTGCCCTGATAAAGCCTGCGGAGGAGCGAACGAAAGACTTCTACGATGAAGTGCACCGTTATCTGCAGGCTCATCCCGCAACAAAGCATATTGATATCTATCTCAACGACGTAAACGGCGCTTTCCGTGGCAAGCGCATCGCGGTAGACAGCCTGCTGTCACTCTCTTCGGGCTGCTATTTCCCGCAGTCCGTTTACGCGATGGATCACGAAGGTAAGCCGTTTAGTCAGGCAGCGGGAAACATGGAATTCGATGAGCCCGATGGGCTTTGCCTGCCGGTAGCCGGCACCTTAAGACCCTGCGCACACGATCCTGAACATAACGCCCAACTGCTGTTAACCATGAAACAAAGCGACGGCAGCGGCTACGCGCTGGAGCCAAGAGTGGTGCTGGAGAACGTCCTGCAGAAGTTTCATTACCACGGCCTGTATCCGGTAGCCGCGCCAGAAATAGAGTTTTATCTGGTGAGCAAAGCCCAGCAGGAAGCCCCGGCACAGGGCTGTTTTTATATGCCGGTACCTTCAGATTACACCGCCTTTATTGAAGCGCTGGAGCAGGCAGCCGCCGACCAAAGACTGCCTCTGAGCGGCATCGTCTGCGAAGCAGAAGCCGGGCAGTTCGAGCTGAACCTGAAGCATGCCAAAGATATCGTTGGCATTTGCGAGAGCGTGCTGGCGCTGCGGCGCTTAACCAGCATTGTGGCCGACAAATTTGGCTACCAGGCAAACTTTATGGCTAAGCCCTTTTCCCACCTGGCGGGAAACGGCCTGCATTTTCATATCAGCCTGAACGACAGCAAAGGCGAAAACGTCTTTGCCTCACCGGCCGAAGCCCTGAACGAAATGACCCAGCTCTGCCTTGCCGGGATGCTGCAAACGATGCCTGCCGCCGTGGCGGTTATCGCCCCGCACGTCAACTCCTTCAGAAGGCTGCGCAAAAATCTTAATGAGCCGCTTTTTAGCTCGTGGGGCTACAACAAGCGCAGCGCTGCCCTGCGCATCCCCTGCTCCGACGACGGCAACCGCCGCATCGAGTATCGCCTTGCCGGCGCCGACGTTAACCCGTACCTGGCGATGGCCGCCATTCTTACCGGCATGCTTTACGGGCTGGAGAACATCGACAGCGATACGCTAAAAAACTCCGCGCTGTTTGCCCCTGAGCTGCCGCTGTTCCAGAACGCGGCCATCGAAGAGTTTCAGCAAAGCCAGTACATGATCGAAAGCCTGGGCGAAGCTTTCTCCCGCCAGTGGGTGACCCACAAGCTGTCGGAACTGGCCTGGTTTGAGACCATCGTAACGCAAGAAGAGGCGGTGCTGTCCCGCTAG